From the Falco biarmicus isolate bFalBia1 chromosome 19, bFalBia1.pri, whole genome shotgun sequence genome, one window contains:
- the SLC27A3 gene encoding long-chain fatty acid transport protein 3, with protein MSLGAGQGRFRLFPSPRSSLKDQHRAARQRQPSTLARARGSCLRSSSSKLAQLTLEQILEHLDNLRLNLTNTKQNFFSQTPILQALQHVQASCDEAHKMKFSDLFSLAEEYEDSSTKPPKSRRKATLSSPRSRKNAAQPANNEEESASSSASEEEDTKPKPAKRKRKGSSAVGSDTAGAWSGGVAGAGGGPWRWRRWRRCWRWCCCSGCCARTSGPTWRSRRGRRGAGGGRAAAGGSLAARFLRAAREAPGRPFLRAAAGAEPYGGAARRVARVANALRGRPLAGGALGPGTTVGLLVGNEPRFVWGWLGLAALGARPAFLGTALRPAALRHCLRACGARALLVADDLFAAVEPILPSLQEDDIVVWVLGAGPYPPGVVALQELLDAASDELEPEDVWQPEDMNDTCLYIFTSGTTGLPKAARVSHLKSIMCLSFYELVGASSRDVVYLALPLYHMAGSLLGIVGCIGIGATCVLKEKFSASQFWDDCRAEGVTVFQYIGELCRYLVNQPQRPGEREHGLRLAVGSGLRPDVWRSFLQRFGAIRIVETYGMTEGNVTLFNYTGTPGAVGRSSFIYKLFSPFEIVRYDVTEGAPVRDAAGRCIRVGTGETGLLIAPVTPRTPFLGYAGSRELSEQKLLRGVFAEGDTYFSTGDLMEQDAAQFVRFRDRTGDTYRWKGENVATTEVAEALVAHESLQEATVYGVTVPGHEGRAGMAALVLRPGCRLDGPALYRHVEQLLPPYAWPRFLRLQERLAMTETFKQQKVRLAQEGFDPARVPDPLFLLDETTKAYVPLGPALWEGVLEGRLRI; from the exons ATGTCCCTCGGCGCGGGGCAGGGGCGCTTTCGGCTCTTTCCCAGCCCTCGCTCCAGCCTCAAGGACCAACATCGGGCTGCGAGGCAGCGTCAGCCCTCGACGCTTGCCAGGGCGAGAGGCTCCTG cctgcgcagctccagcagcaaacTGGCCCAGCTGACCCTGGAGCAGATCCTGGAGCACCTGGACAACCTCCGCCTCAACCTGACCAACACCAAACAGAACT TTTTCAGCCAAACTCCGATCCTGCAGGCGCTGCAGCACGTCCAGGCCAGCTGCGACGAAGCCCACAAGATGAA GTTCAGCGACCTCTTCTCCCTGGCCGAGGAGTATGAAGACTCCTccaccaaaccccccaaaagcCGTCGAAAAGCCACCCTCTCCAGCCCGCGCAGCCGCAAGAACGCGGCGCAGCCGGCCAACAACGAGGAGGAATCGGCTTCCAGCAGCGCCTCG gaggaggaagacacCAAGCCCAAACCCGCCAAGCGGAAAAGAAAAGGCTCCTCCGCCGTGGGTTCGGACA CGGCGGGGGCGTGGTCCGGGGGCGTGGcgggtgccggcggcgggccaTGGCGCTGGCGGCGCTGGCGGCGGTGCTGgcgctggtgctgctgcagcggCTGCTGCGCCCGCACCTCTGGGCCGACCTGGCGTTCGCGGCGCGGGCGGCgcggtgccggcggcgggcgggcggcggcggggggcagcctGGCGGCGCGGTTCCTGCGGGCGGCGCGGGAGGCCCCGGGCCGGCCCTTCCTgcgagcggcggcgggcgcggagccCTAcgggggggcggcgcggcgggtgGCGCGGGTAGCCAACGCGCTGCGGGGGCGGCCCCTGGCGGGGGGCGCGCTGGGGCCGGGGACCACcgtggggctgctggtgggcaaCGAGCCGCGCTTCGtctgggggtggctggggctggcggCGCTGGGGGCCCGGCCGGCCTTCCTGGGCACGGCGCtgcgccccgccgccctccgGCACTGCCTGCGCGCCTGCGGGGCGCGGGCGCTGCTGGTGGCGGACG ACCTGTTTGCGGCGGTGGAGCCCatcctgcccagcctgcaggagGATGACATTGTGGTGTGGGTGCTGGGCGCGGGGCCGTACCCCCCCGGCGTCGTGgccttgcaggagctgctggacgCAGCCTCGGACGAGCTGGAGCCCGAGGACGTCTGGCAGCCCGAGGACATGAATGACACCTGCCTCTACATCTTCACCTCCGGCACCACCg GTCTCCCCAAAGCCGCCCGCGTCTCCCACCTCAAGTCCATCATGTGCCTGAGCTTCTACGAGCTGGTGGGAGCCTCCAGCCGGGACGTGGTGTACCTGGCGCTGCCGCTCTACCACATGGCCGGGTCCCTCCTGGGCATCGTCGGCTGCATCGGCATCG GAGCCACTTGTGTGCTGAAGGAGAAGTTCTCAGCCAGCCAGTTCTGGGATGACTGTCGTGCCGAGGGCGTCACTGTCTTCCAGTACATCGGGGAGCTCTGCCGCTACCTGGTCAACCAGCCCCAG CGCCCTGGGGAGCGGGAGCACGGGCTGCGGCTGGCGGTGGGGAGTGGGCTGCGCCCCGACGTCTGGCGGAGCTTCCTCCAGCGCTTCGGCGCCATCCGCATCGTGGAGACCTACGGCATGACCGAGGGCAACGTCACCCTCTTCAACTACACCGGCACCCCGGGCGCCGTGGGCCGCAGCAGCTTCATCTACAAG ctcttCTCGCCCTTCGAGATCGTGCGCTACGACGTGACGGAGGGAGCACCAGTGCGGGACGCGGCCGGGCGCTGCATCCGTGTAGGGACAG gcGAGACGGGGCTGCTGATCGCCCCGGTGACCCCCCGGACCCCCTTCCTGGGCTACGCCGGCAGCCGGGAGCTGTCGGAGCAGAAGCTGCTGCGGGGGGTGTTCGCCGAGGGTGACACCTACTTCAGCACCGGCGACCTGATGGAGCAGGATGCGGCTCAGTTTGTCCGCTTCCGTGACCGCACCGGGGACACATACAG GTGGAAAGGTGAGAACGTGGCCACCACGGAGGTGGCCGAAGCCTTGGTGGCCCACGAGTCCCTGCAAGAAGCCACCGTCTACGGCGTCACTGTGCCAG GCCACGAGGGTCGCGCTGGGATGGCGGCGCTGGTGCTGCGCCCCGGCTGCCGGCTGGACGGGCCCGCGCTCTACCGGCAcgtggagcagctgctgccgcCCTACGCTTGGCCCCGCTTCCTCCGGCTGCAG GAGCGCCTGGCGATGACTGAGACCTTCAAGCAGCAGAAGGTGCGGCTGGCGCAGGAAGGCTTCGACCCGGCTCGTGTCCCCGACCCCCTCTTCCTGCTGGATGAGACCACCAAAGCCTACGTGCCCCTTGGCCCCGCACTCTGGGAGGGGGTCCTGGAGGGGCGCCTCCGCATTTAG